In one Rutidosis leptorrhynchoides isolate AG116_Rl617_1_P2 chromosome 8, CSIRO_AGI_Rlap_v1, whole genome shotgun sequence genomic region, the following are encoded:
- the LOC139861635 gene encoding heterogeneous nuclear ribonucleoprotein Q isoform X1, giving the protein MPRTRAKANSAPVKAEEPSKTVKIEKPSEPEEQEQVDFGGDNEEAMEEEVEYEEVEEEVEEEEEEEVEEEEEEEEEEEEEEVEEDEEDEDEQKGKDEEMEYAEDEDDLKKKHDELLALPPYGSEVYLGGIPLDATVEVLKEFCESIGEVTEVRIMGGKDSGENKGYAFVTFRTKDLASTAIKELNNKELKGKRIKCSTSQAKHKLFIGNVPKSWTVDDMEKVVKKVGPGVNAVELLKDPQNSRRNRGFAFIEYYNHACAEYSRQKMLNPKFKLDDKAPTVSWADPKNAESSASSQQVKAVYVKNLPKNVTQDQLEKIFEHHGKIMKVVLPPAKPGHERSRFGFVHFADRASVLKALKNTEKYELNGQVLECSLAKPQADQKSSGGSSNLHKAALLPSHPSRAGYGLVGGAFGALTAGYGAAASFPQPFIYGRGPSAGGMAMMPMLLPDGRIGYVLQQGVQPHTPPPAPQQQRGGSGSRSGRGGSSGGSSSGGGHRRGNNDSGSRGRSRYNPY; this is encoded by the exons ATGCCACGAACACGAGCAAAGGCAAATTCAGCACCTGTCAAAGCTGAAGAACCATCAAAGACTGTTAAGATAGAGAAGCCATCTGAACCAGAAGAACAAGAACAGGTTGATTTTGGTGGAGATAATGAGGAAGCGATGGAAGAAGAGGTTGAATATGAAGAAGTAGAGGAAGAAGTGgaggaagaagaagaggaagaggttgaagaagaagaagaagaggaagaggaggaagaagaagaagaagttgaggaagatgaagaagatgaagatgaacaaAAAGGGAAAGATGAAGAAATGGAATATgcagaagatgaagatgatttaaAGAAAAAACatgatgaacttcttgcccttcctCCTTATGGTTCGGAGGTATATCTTGGTGGGATTCCTCTAGATGCTACCGTTGAGGTTCTGAAAGAGTTTTGTGAATCTATTGGAGAAGTTACAGag GTTCGGATAATGGGAGGTAAAGACTCAGGTGAGAATAAAGGCTATGCTTTTGTGACCTTCAGGACTAAAGATTTGGCTTCTACTGCCATTAAGGAGCTTAATAATAAAGAGTTGAAG GGTAAAAGGATCAAGTGTTCAACATCCCAAGCAAAACACAAGTTATTTATCGGTAATGTTCCTAAAAGTTGGACTGTGGATGACATGGAAAAAGTCGTCAAAAAGGTTGGACCAGGCGTTAATGCTGTAGAGCTGCTAAAG GATCCACAAAACTCAAGGCGGAATCGGGGATTTGCTTTCATAGAGTATTATAACCATGCATGTGCAGAGTATTCAAGACAAAAGATGTTGAACCCAAAGTTCAAGCTTGATGACAAAGCTCCAACTGTGAGCTGGGCTGACCCAAAAAATGCCGAGTCTTCAGCTTCTTCCCAG CAGGTTAAGGCAGTTTATGTGAAGAACTTACCAAAAAATGTGACACAAGATCAGTTAGAAAAGATATTCGAGCAccatggaaagatcatgaaagtagtTCTTCCTCCAGCAAAACCGGGTCATGAGAGGAGTAGGTTTGGTTTTGTTCATTTTGCAGATAGAGCAAGTGTCTTGAAGGCTCTTAAAAACACCGAGAAGTATGAGCTAAATG GTCAAGTCTTGGAATGCTCTCTTGCTAAACCTCAAGCTGACCAAAAATCATCTGGTGGGTCCTCCAACTTACATAAGGCTGCTTTGCTCCCTAGCCACCCTTCTCGTGCTGGTTATGGTCTAGTCGGCGGTGCATTCGGTGCTCTGACTGCAGGCTATGGTGCTGCTGCTTCGTTTCCacag CCATTTATATATGGAAGGGGACCTTCGGCTGGTGGTATGGCAATGATGCCGATGCTTTTACCTGATGGAAGGATCGGTTATGTCCT GCAACAAGGGGTGCAGCCACACACACCACCGCCGGCCCCACAACAGCAAAGAGGTGGAAGTGGTAGTCGAAGTGGGCGAGGAGGGAGTTCGGGTGGAAGCAGTTCGGGTGGTGGCCATAGGCGTGGTAATAACGACAGTGGAAGTCGAGGACGTAGCCGTTACAACCCGTATTAA
- the LOC139861635 gene encoding heterogeneous nuclear ribonucleoprotein Q isoform X2, whose amino-acid sequence MPRTRAKANSAPVKAEEPSKTVKIEKPSEPEEQEQVDFGGDNEEAMEEEVEYEEVEEEVEEEEEEEVEEEEEEEEEEEEEEVEEDEEDEDEQKGKDEEMEYAEDEDDLKKKHDELLALPPYGSEVYLGGIPLDATVEVLKEFCESIGEVTEVRIMGGKDSGENKGYAFVTFRTKDLASTAIKELNNKELKGKRIKCSTSQAKHKLFIGNVPKSWTVDDMEKVVKKVGPGVNAVELLKDPQNSRRNRGFAFIEYYNHACAEYSRQKMLNPKFKLDDKAPTVSWADPKNAESSASSQVKAVYVKNLPKNVTQDQLEKIFEHHGKIMKVVLPPAKPGHERSRFGFVHFADRASVLKALKNTEKYELNGQVLECSLAKPQADQKSSGGSSNLHKAALLPSHPSRAGYGLVGGAFGALTAGYGAAASFPQPFIYGRGPSAGGMAMMPMLLPDGRIGYVLQQGVQPHTPPPAPQQQRGGSGSRSGRGGSSGGSSSGGGHRRGNNDSGSRGRSRYNPY is encoded by the exons ATGCCACGAACACGAGCAAAGGCAAATTCAGCACCTGTCAAAGCTGAAGAACCATCAAAGACTGTTAAGATAGAGAAGCCATCTGAACCAGAAGAACAAGAACAGGTTGATTTTGGTGGAGATAATGAGGAAGCGATGGAAGAAGAGGTTGAATATGAAGAAGTAGAGGAAGAAGTGgaggaagaagaagaggaagaggttgaagaagaagaagaagaggaagaggaggaagaagaagaagaagttgaggaagatgaagaagatgaagatgaacaaAAAGGGAAAGATGAAGAAATGGAATATgcagaagatgaagatgatttaaAGAAAAAACatgatgaacttcttgcccttcctCCTTATGGTTCGGAGGTATATCTTGGTGGGATTCCTCTAGATGCTACCGTTGAGGTTCTGAAAGAGTTTTGTGAATCTATTGGAGAAGTTACAGag GTTCGGATAATGGGAGGTAAAGACTCAGGTGAGAATAAAGGCTATGCTTTTGTGACCTTCAGGACTAAAGATTTGGCTTCTACTGCCATTAAGGAGCTTAATAATAAAGAGTTGAAG GGTAAAAGGATCAAGTGTTCAACATCCCAAGCAAAACACAAGTTATTTATCGGTAATGTTCCTAAAAGTTGGACTGTGGATGACATGGAAAAAGTCGTCAAAAAGGTTGGACCAGGCGTTAATGCTGTAGAGCTGCTAAAG GATCCACAAAACTCAAGGCGGAATCGGGGATTTGCTTTCATAGAGTATTATAACCATGCATGTGCAGAGTATTCAAGACAAAAGATGTTGAACCCAAAGTTCAAGCTTGATGACAAAGCTCCAACTGTGAGCTGGGCTGACCCAAAAAATGCCGAGTCTTCAGCTTCTTCCCAG GTTAAGGCAGTTTATGTGAAGAACTTACCAAAAAATGTGACACAAGATCAGTTAGAAAAGATATTCGAGCAccatggaaagatcatgaaagtagtTCTTCCTCCAGCAAAACCGGGTCATGAGAGGAGTAGGTTTGGTTTTGTTCATTTTGCAGATAGAGCAAGTGTCTTGAAGGCTCTTAAAAACACCGAGAAGTATGAGCTAAATG GTCAAGTCTTGGAATGCTCTCTTGCTAAACCTCAAGCTGACCAAAAATCATCTGGTGGGTCCTCCAACTTACATAAGGCTGCTTTGCTCCCTAGCCACCCTTCTCGTGCTGGTTATGGTCTAGTCGGCGGTGCATTCGGTGCTCTGACTGCAGGCTATGGTGCTGCTGCTTCGTTTCCacag CCATTTATATATGGAAGGGGACCTTCGGCTGGTGGTATGGCAATGATGCCGATGCTTTTACCTGATGGAAGGATCGGTTATGTCCT GCAACAAGGGGTGCAGCCACACACACCACCGCCGGCCCCACAACAGCAAAGAGGTGGAAGTGGTAGTCGAAGTGGGCGAGGAGGGAGTTCGGGTGGAAGCAGTTCGGGTGGTGGCCATAGGCGTGGTAATAACGACAGTGGAAGTCGAGGACGTAGCCGTTACAACCCGTATTAA